In Nostoc sp. CENA543, a single genomic region encodes these proteins:
- a CDS encoding DUF2656 domain-containing protein, whose amino-acid sequence MNTDITGRMLLAHNFNVADDSVPALSREEFAAVFQVGLSNYKTLQCRLVNHPHWTVEILFPTDEFSPEQVGKLCAQALAEKRRSQQTDTAPLPEILVLGGIKTTPPTSDSPDALQPGNWGVDVVETNSGAAFLQGIAWDSTIAQKPADSIFKVELKEV is encoded by the coding sequence TTGAATACAGATATTACGGGGCGGATGCTGCTTGCCCATAATTTTAATGTTGCTGATGACAGCGTACCAGCCCTCAGCAGAGAAGAATTTGCCGCAGTTTTTCAAGTGGGTTTAAGTAACTATAAAACTCTGCAATGTAGATTAGTGAATCATCCCCATTGGACTGTAGAAATTTTATTCCCTACCGACGAATTTTCCCCTGAGCAAGTCGGAAAACTTTGCGCGCAAGCTTTAGCAGAAAAAAGGCGATCGCAGCAAACAGACACAGCCCCGCTTCCAGAAATCCTAGTCTTAGGTGGGATTAAAACGACACCACCCACCAGTGATTCTCCTGATGCACTCCAACCAGGAAACTGGGGCGTAGATGTGGTAGAAACTAACTCTGGTGCAGCATTTTTACAAGGAATCGCTTGGGACTCTACCATTGCCCAAAAACCAGCCGATAGTATTTTCAAAGTTGAACTCAAAGAGGTCTGA
- a CDS encoding DegT/DnrJ/EryC1/StrS family aminotransferase: protein MIPRKRLDITWADMVSGIGYCLRSPNREMVEQRIERLWSEKGSILPCLSVRSGFDALLQALNFEPGTEILVSAITIRGMTRIIEAHGLVAVPIDIDCKHLIVRPESMAKAVTPRTKAILVAHLFGSYMPMEPILQFAQAHNLLVIEDCAQAYVGNEYRGHPQSDVSLFSFGPIKTATALAGGILQFRDASLCHATRLYQEQWPVQSRWRFLTRILKYSILIFLSYRLTYSIFLASCSLFKLNHDRLISQSVRGFSGDNFLRQIRQRPSSALLSLMERRIRKFDPDKIVERAKLAEYLIKLTPSLQRPGSQAIKHTHWVFPILCDSPEKLMHYLWSQGFDATQGGSSLSVVEPPAHRPEMNPVAAQQFFEQLLYLPVYVGMSSQDIERLACVLNECDILNHDVNATFVDDSAIAK, encoded by the coding sequence GTGATTCCCCGTAAACGTCTTGACATTACTTGGGCTGATATGGTGTCAGGAATTGGATATTGTCTGCGATCGCCAAACCGTGAGATGGTTGAGCAGAGAATTGAGCGTTTATGGTCTGAGAAAGGGTCTATTCTCCCTTGTCTTTCGGTGCGTAGTGGCTTTGACGCACTCTTACAAGCACTTAACTTTGAACCTGGAACGGAGATTTTAGTTTCAGCTATCACCATTCGCGGAATGACGCGCATTATCGAGGCTCACGGGCTGGTTGCTGTTCCCATAGATATCGATTGCAAGCACCTGATAGTGCGTCCTGAGTCAATGGCTAAAGCTGTAACTCCCCGCACAAAGGCTATTTTAGTGGCTCACTTGTTTGGTAGTTATATGCCAATGGAGCCGATTCTACAGTTTGCTCAGGCGCATAATCTCCTCGTCATTGAAGATTGCGCCCAGGCTTATGTAGGTAATGAGTATCGGGGACATCCCCAAAGTGATGTGAGTTTATTTAGTTTCGGCCCTATCAAGACTGCAACAGCATTAGCTGGGGGAATTCTCCAGTTTCGAGATGCTTCACTTTGTCATGCAACCCGTTTATATCAGGAACAGTGGCCTGTACAAAGTCGCTGGCGTTTTCTCACCAGAATTTTGAAATATTCTATATTAATATTCCTTTCTTATCGCTTGACTTACAGCATTTTTCTTGCTTCATGCTCTTTATTCAAGCTGAATCACGATCGCCTGATTAGTCAAAGTGTGCGGGGATTTTCCGGCGACAACTTCTTGAGACAGATTCGTCAAAGACCTTCCTCTGCTTTGTTATCACTTATGGAACGTCGTATCCGCAAATTCGACCCCGATAAAATTGTAGAACGCGCCAAACTGGCCGAGTATTTAATCAAACTCACACCTTCTTTACAACGTCCAGGAAGTCAAGCAATCAAGCATACTCACTGGGTTTTCCCCATACTGTGCGATTCTCCAGAAAAGTTGATGCACTATTTATGGAGTCAAGGTTTTGATGCAACTCAGGGAGGCTCTAGTCTATCTGTGGTCGAACCGCCAGCCCATCGTCCTGAGATGAATCCAGTAGCAGCTCAACAGTTTTTTGAGCAGTTGCTTTATCTTCCCGTTTACGTTGGGATGTCGTCGCAGGATATTGAAAGATTAGCTTGTGTGCTGAATGAATGTGACATTCTAAACCACGACGTTAACGCTACTTTTGTTGATGATTCAGCGATCGCTAAATAG
- a CDS encoding type II toxin-antitoxin system RelE/ParE family toxin: protein MDEADKPLLWLHGEIKTPPFSQEARIETGVLLRRLQQGENLGLPHSRPMPSIGSRCHELRIRDADKNWRIIYRIDDDAILILEVFNKTTRATPTSVIDTCQKRLSKYDKDTQN from the coding sequence ATGGATGAAGCAGATAAACCTTTGCTCTGGTTGCATGGTGAGATTAAAACACCTCCATTTAGCCAAGAAGCCCGAATAGAAACTGGGGTACTATTGAGACGGTTGCAGCAGGGTGAAAACTTGGGACTGCCTCACTCAAGACCAATGCCAAGTATTGGGTCACGCTGTCATGAACTACGGATTCGGGATGCAGACAAGAATTGGAGAATTATTTACAGAATTGATGATGATGCGATTTTGATTCTGGAAGTGTTTAACAAAACAACTAGAGCAACACCAACCAGTGTGATCGATACGTGCCAAAAACGACTTAGCAAGTACGACAAGGACACTCAGAATTAA